A DNA window from Gemmatimonadaceae bacterium contains the following coding sequences:
- the selA gene encoding L-seryl-tRNA(Sec) selenium transferase — protein MTDPRRALPAVHVLLEQDGVRALAERVPRTVVAEAVRAVLEAARAVPASAPASDAEWTAAIAAHLEATERPTLQPVLNATGVVLHTNLGRAPLAAAAIAAIGEVARGFSSLEYDLAAGTRGSRHVHCGALLQELTGAEDALVVNNCAAALVLALNTVANGREAIVSRGELVEIGGSFRVPDIMARSGARLVEVGTTNRTHADDYRRACTPQTGALVSVHRSNFTLDGFVAAVSPRALSDVAAAAGVPLLYDFGSGLMLDLAPWGLAGEPTARDAVASGASLVVMSGDKLLGGPQAGIILGQAKFVDALRRNPLARALRVDKLTLAALHATLRLYREPARAVREIPALAMLTATVESLRARAEALVAPLAGCGIRARIVTCEATVGGGAFPTARIPSCAVVLDGDAAALERALRGGARPVIGRIADGALWLDLRGIAPDDDARLADALRGATS, from the coding sequence ATGACCGACCCGCGGCGCGCGCTGCCGGCCGTACACGTGCTCCTCGAGCAGGACGGGGTTCGTGCGCTCGCCGAACGTGTGCCGCGGACGGTGGTGGCCGAGGCGGTGCGCGCCGTGCTCGAGGCGGCGCGCGCCGTGCCCGCGAGCGCGCCGGCGAGTGACGCCGAGTGGACCGCGGCGATTGCCGCGCACCTCGAGGCGACCGAGCGGCCGACGCTTCAGCCCGTGCTCAACGCCACGGGCGTGGTGCTGCACACCAATCTCGGCCGCGCGCCGCTGGCCGCCGCGGCCATCGCGGCAATCGGCGAGGTGGCCCGTGGCTTCTCGTCGCTCGAGTACGACCTCGCCGCGGGAACGCGCGGCTCGCGGCACGTGCACTGCGGGGCGCTGCTGCAAGAACTGACCGGCGCGGAGGACGCGCTGGTGGTCAACAACTGCGCGGCGGCGCTGGTGCTCGCGCTCAATACCGTCGCCAACGGCCGCGAGGCGATCGTGTCGCGCGGCGAACTGGTGGAGATCGGCGGCTCGTTCCGCGTCCCCGATATCATGGCGCGCAGCGGGGCGCGCCTGGTGGAGGTGGGTACGACCAACCGGACGCACGCCGACGATTACCGCCGCGCCTGCACGCCGCAGACCGGCGCGCTGGTTTCGGTGCATCGCAGCAACTTCACGCTCGACGGCTTCGTCGCCGCCGTCTCGCCGCGTGCGCTGTCCGACGTGGCCGCCGCGGCCGGCGTCCCCCTGCTCTACGACTTTGGCAGCGGGCTGATGCTGGACCTCGCGCCGTGGGGGCTGGCCGGCGAACCGACGGCGCGCGACGCCGTGGCGTCGGGCGCGTCGCTCGTCGTGATGAGCGGCGACAAGCTGCTGGGCGGACCGCAGGCCGGCATCATCCTGGGCCAGGCCAAGTTCGTGGACGCGCTGCGCCGCAATCCGCTGGCGCGCGCGCTGCGCGTGGACAAGCTCACGCTGGCGGCGCTGCACGCGACGCTGCGCCTGTACCGCGAACCGGCGCGCGCCGTGCGCGAGATCCCGGCGCTGGCGATGCTCACCGCGACGGTCGAGTCGTTGCGCGCGCGGGCCGAGGCGTTGGTCGCGCCGCTCGCCGGCTGCGGCATTCGCGCGCGCATCGTAACCTGCGAGGCCACGGTGGGGGGCGGCGCGTTCCCCACGGCGCGCATTCCCTCGTGCGCGGTGGTGCTGGACGGCGATGCGGCCGCGCTCGAGCGCGCGCTGCGCGGCGGCGCGCGGCCGGTGATCGGCCGCATTGCCGACGGCGCGCTCTGGCTCGACCTGCGCGGCATCGCGCCCGACGACGACGCGCGCCTGGCGGACGCGCTGCGCGGAGCGACCTCGTGA
- a CDS encoding HAD family hydrolase, with amino-acid sequence MKRGEPNDSAGRTETPAQRRTSRTLRRRAVFLDRDGTLIVDKHYLKDPAQVELIADVANAVRVFNYALVPVIVVSNQSGIARGLLTEQDYRAQRARIDDLLEERSAYVDDHYHCPHHPDISGPCECRKPGIGMFEQAIVEHQLDAGASFYIGDKLRDLLPALRYGGRGMLVPSAATPREDIVAAQEAGFDVVPSLTDAAALALGRPHTLEP; translated from the coding sequence GTGAAGCGCGGCGAACCCAACGACTCGGCCGGCCGGACCGAGACGCCCGCCCAGCGGCGCACCAGTCGCACGCTGCGACGTCGCGCCGTGTTCCTGGACCGCGACGGCACGCTCATCGTCGACAAGCATTACCTGAAGGACCCCGCGCAGGTGGAACTGATTGCCGACGTCGCCAACGCGGTGCGCGTGTTCAACTACGCCCTCGTGCCGGTGATCGTCGTCTCCAACCAGTCGGGAATCGCCCGCGGGCTGCTCACCGAGCAGGACTATCGGGCGCAGCGCGCGCGCATCGACGACCTGCTCGAGGAACGGAGCGCGTACGTGGACGACCACTATCACTGCCCGCATCATCCGGACATCAGCGGGCCGTGTGAATGCCGCAAGCCGGGCATCGGGATGTTCGAGCAGGCCATCGTCGAGCATCAGCTCGACGCGGGGGCGTCGTTCTATATCGGCGACAAGCTGCGCGACCTGCTCCCCGCGCTGCGGTACGGTGGCCGCGGCATGCTCGTGCCGTCAGCCGCAACGCCACGCGAAGACATCGTGGCGGCGCAGGAGGCCGGGTTCGACGTCGTGCCGTCGCTCACCGACGCCGCCGCGCTCGCGCTCGGTCGTCCCCACACGCTGGAGCCTTGA
- the purN gene encoding phosphoribosylglycinamide formyltransferase: MKRLAVLASGGGSNLQAMLDHLAALGGDAPAQVTLVASDRAEAFALERARTRGIAAVHLPRRAPEGALETLLADHGTDLVVLAGYLRLIPSAVVRRWNGRILNIHPALLPAFGGHGMYGHRVHDAVLAAGVRLSGATVHFVDEHFDRGAIIAQWPVPVRPDDTPDTLARRVLAVEHRLYPWCVDAVARGTIRLGDDGRVQGSLPYDFPRFGVEGPPHPFVPQE, from the coding sequence ATGAAGCGCCTCGCGGTCCTCGCGTCGGGTGGCGGCAGCAACCTGCAGGCGATGCTCGATCATCTCGCCGCGCTCGGCGGCGACGCGCCGGCGCAGGTGACGCTGGTCGCCAGCGACCGGGCCGAGGCCTTTGCGCTCGAGCGCGCGCGGACGCGTGGCATCGCCGCCGTGCACCTGCCGCGCCGCGCCCCCGAGGGCGCGCTGGAGACGCTGCTGGCCGACCACGGCACGGACCTGGTGGTGCTCGCCGGCTACCTGCGGCTCATACCATCCGCCGTCGTCCGCCGCTGGAATGGACGGATCCTGAACATCCATCCCGCGCTCCTGCCGGCCTTTGGCGGGCACGGGATGTACGGTCATCGCGTGCACGACGCGGTGCTCGCCGCGGGCGTGCGCCTCTCCGGCGCCACGGTGCATTTCGTCGACGAGCACTTCGACCGCGGCGCGATCATCGCGCAGTGGCCCGTCCCCGTGCGCCCCGACGACACGCCCGACACCCTCGCGCGCCGCGTGCTCGCGGTGGAGCATCGGTTGTACCCCTGGTGCGTGGACGCCGTGGCGCGCGGAACAATCCGACTCGGCGATGATGGCCGCGTCCAGGGTTCGCTGCCTTACGACTTCCCCCGCTTCGGCGTCGAGGGCCCGCCCCACCCCTTTGTACCGCAGGAGTAG
- the purH gene encoding bifunctional phosphoribosylaminoimidazolecarboxamide formyltransferase/IMP cyclohydrolase, translated as MPLALLSVSDKSGILDFARGLVDRGFGLVSTGGTAKALRDAGLAVRDISEVTGFPEMLDGRVKTLHPVVHGGLLARRDLPEHMAVIAEHGIAPIDVVVVNLYPFRETAAKPNVAPEDVIEQIDIGGPSMLRSAAKNFAAVTVVVDPDDYGRVLAAFEAGGDLVSLRRELAGKVYAHTAAYDSAIAAWFAQQEGVRFPARMTMAFERAQTLRYGENPHQQAAFYVDAPGAGLAALVQKGGKELSFNNFLDLEGALLAVDPFAGETACAIVKHTTPCGLATGATALEAYQKALACDPVSAFGSIIAFTVPVDAATAQAISSLFVECIVAPAFAPEAVEILGAKKNLRVLEGRAAERPHALDVKRVRGGVLVQEKAPTILDNRTWKVVTKRAPTDVEQRDLLFAWRAVASVKSNAIVLARDGATIGIGAGQMSRVDAAFLAAHKAKGAGHSTAGSALGSDAFFPFRDSIDQVASAGVTAIVQPGGSVRDAEVIAAADEHGITMVFTGQRLFRH; from the coding sequence ATGCCTCTCGCTCTCCTGAGTGTCTCCGATAAGTCCGGCATCCTCGACTTCGCCCGTGGGCTCGTCGATCGCGGCTTCGGCCTCGTCTCCACCGGCGGTACCGCCAAGGCGCTGCGCGACGCCGGCCTGGCCGTGCGCGACATCTCCGAGGTCACCGGCTTCCCGGAGATGCTCGACGGCCGCGTGAAGACGCTGCACCCCGTGGTGCACGGCGGGCTGCTGGCCCGCCGCGACCTCCCCGAGCACATGGCGGTGATCGCCGAACACGGCATCGCCCCCATCGACGTGGTGGTGGTGAACCTGTATCCGTTCCGCGAGACGGCGGCCAAGCCGAACGTCGCGCCCGAGGACGTGATCGAGCAGATCGACATCGGCGGCCCGTCAATGCTGCGTTCAGCGGCCAAGAACTTCGCGGCGGTGACGGTCGTGGTGGACCCGGACGATTACGGTCGGGTGCTCGCGGCGTTCGAAGCGGGCGGTGACCTGGTGTCGCTGCGCCGCGAACTCGCCGGCAAGGTGTACGCGCACACGGCGGCGTACGACAGCGCCATCGCCGCCTGGTTCGCGCAGCAGGAGGGCGTTCGCTTCCCGGCGCGCATGACCATGGCCTTCGAGCGCGCGCAGACGCTGCGCTACGGCGAGAATCCGCACCAGCAGGCGGCGTTCTACGTGGACGCGCCCGGGGCCGGACTCGCGGCGCTCGTGCAGAAGGGCGGCAAGGAACTCAGCTTCAACAATTTCCTCGACCTCGAGGGGGCGCTGCTCGCGGTGGACCCGTTTGCCGGCGAGACGGCGTGCGCCATCGTGAAGCACACCACGCCCTGCGGGCTCGCCACCGGCGCGACTGCGCTCGAGGCGTACCAGAAGGCGCTGGCCTGCGACCCGGTGTCGGCCTTCGGCTCCATCATCGCCTTCACCGTGCCAGTGGACGCGGCGACGGCGCAGGCCATCTCGTCACTCTTCGTCGAGTGCATCGTGGCGCCGGCCTTCGCGCCCGAAGCCGTCGAGATCCTCGGCGCCAAGAAGAACCTGCGCGTCCTCGAGGGGCGGGCCGCCGAACGGCCGCACGCCCTCGACGTGAAGCGCGTGCGCGGCGGCGTGCTGGTGCAGGAGAAGGCGCCGACGATCCTCGACAACCGCACGTGGAAGGTGGTGACGAAGCGCGCGCCGACCGACGTGGAGCAGCGCGACCTGCTCTTCGCCTGGCGCGCCGTGGCCAGCGTGAAGTCGAACGCCATCGTCCTCGCCCGCGACGGCGCGACGATCGGCATTGGCGCGGGACAGATGTCGCGCGTGGATGCCGCCTTCCTCGCGGCGCACAAGGCGAAGGGCGCCGGGCACTCCACCGCCGGCTCGGCCCTCGGCTCCGACGCCTTCTTCCCCTTCCGCGACAGCATCGATCAGGTCGCCTCCGCCGGCGTCACCGCCATCGTGCAGCCCGGCGGCTCGGTGCGCGACGCCGAAGTGATCGCGGCGGCGGATGAGCATGGGATTACGATGGTGTTTACGGGGCAGCGGTTGTTTAGGCACTAG
- a CDS encoding DUF2723 domain-containing protein — MATPAAAELDNRPSYLAAGIAGVLVFLLYLITLSPETAMWDTSEYIAAAYTLGIPHPPGNPFFVLIGRVFSILPVAPTVAMRINLLAAISSSTAAAMWFLITERVLVGWFEARWQRIVGGAIAVLIGATAFTVWSQSVVNEKVYTISLAGMAITAWLTVRWCDDPDGPGADRLLVLIAYICGLGYANHMAGMLAAPAVGLSVLIRRPRTILRWRLLLACAGALVLGGTPFLTQPIRAAHFPAVNEGEPTACRDGLKMSCTFSKGTYDAFMYNFNRGQYGKPSLSERQAPFGAQIGMWWTYFRWQWLRDFDGVRPGLQGSLAAVFLVLGILGGWVHYRRDPRSFAFFGPLMFTVTLLLIYYMNFKYGYSQAVELGDSVQREVRDRDYFYLWSFSAWSVWAALGLTFVWESFAALVGTDKVQLGSETIELPTRRGWALTSPVLLLAIVPLFGNWEASSRRGETDTGDFAIDLLNSVEPYGILVTVGDNDTFPLWYAQEVLGVRKDVVVANTSLLNTDWYTRQMLRRPVYDYDTLKGPIAYRGKTWNKPSGPPMEMTLDQADSVPLGQELTTPQVFVAGKIKAVIQPRFLARADIFVLKMIQDGKRAVFFSRTSGGYPFELGLGDYVLTQGLSRKLLTDSIAGGPGLVKLQGEGWVDVERMKALAKEFRAPDAITRKNKWVDRASVGIPYLYVSTNYVLSEALSQTGDRAGSEKALGDAMKVARATGLGDLFEGAGPPPPPPVQSGDSARKTAIPIKP; from the coding sequence ATGGCGACGCCTGCCGCTGCTGAACTCGACAACCGCCCGTCCTACCTGGCCGCTGGCATCGCCGGGGTGCTGGTCTTCCTGCTCTATCTCATCACCCTCTCCCCCGAGACGGCGATGTGGGACACCAGCGAGTACATCGCGGCCGCGTACACCCTCGGCATTCCGCATCCGCCGGGAAATCCGTTCTTCGTCCTCATCGGGCGCGTCTTCTCGATCCTCCCCGTCGCGCCCACCGTCGCGATGCGCATCAACCTGCTGGCGGCCATCTCGAGCTCCACGGCCGCGGCGATGTGGTTCCTGATCACCGAACGCGTGCTGGTGGGCTGGTTCGAGGCGCGCTGGCAGCGCATCGTGGGCGGTGCCATCGCGGTGCTCATCGGCGCCACCGCCTTCACGGTCTGGTCGCAGTCGGTGGTGAACGAGAAGGTCTACACCATCTCGCTGGCCGGCATGGCCATCACCGCCTGGCTCACCGTGCGGTGGTGCGACGATCCCGACGGCCCGGGTGCCGATCGACTCCTCGTCCTCATCGCGTACATCTGCGGCCTCGGCTACGCCAACCATATGGCCGGGATGCTCGCCGCCCCGGCGGTGGGGCTGTCGGTCCTCATCCGCCGGCCGCGCACCATCCTCCGCTGGCGCCTCCTGCTTGCCTGCGCCGGCGCGCTCGTGCTGGGCGGCACGCCGTTCCTTACGCAGCCCATTCGCGCCGCGCACTTCCCGGCCGTGAACGAGGGCGAGCCGACGGCGTGCCGCGATGGACTGAAGATGTCGTGCACCTTCTCGAAGGGGACGTACGACGCCTTCATGTACAACTTCAACCGCGGCCAGTACGGCAAGCCGTCCCTCTCCGAGCGCCAGGCGCCCTTCGGCGCGCAGATCGGCATGTGGTGGACGTACTTCCGCTGGCAGTGGCTGCGCGACTTCGACGGCGTGCGCCCGGGCCTGCAGGGTTCGCTGGCCGCGGTCTTCCTCGTCCTCGGCATCCTCGGCGGATGGGTGCACTACCGCCGCGACCCGCGAAGTTTCGCGTTCTTCGGACCGTTGATGTTCACGGTCACGCTGCTCCTCATCTACTACATGAACTTCAAGTACGGCTATTCGCAGGCAGTCGAACTTGGCGATTCGGTGCAGCGTGAGGTGCGCGACCGCGACTACTTCTACCTGTGGAGCTTCTCGGCCTGGTCGGTCTGGGCCGCGCTCGGACTGACCTTCGTCTGGGAATCGTTCGCCGCGCTCGTGGGCACCGACAAGGTGCAACTGGGAAGCGAGACTATTGAACTCCCGACCAGGCGCGGCTGGGCGCTCACGTCGCCGGTGCTGCTGCTCGCCATCGTGCCGCTCTTCGGCAACTGGGAGGCCTCGTCGCGCCGTGGCGAGACCGACACCGGCGATTTCGCCATCGACCTGCTGAACAGCGTCGAGCCGTACGGCATCCTGGTCACCGTCGGCGACAACGACACCTTCCCGCTCTGGTACGCGCAGGAAGTGCTGGGCGTGCGCAAGGACGTGGTGGTCGCCAACACCTCGTTGCTCAACACCGACTGGTACACGCGGCAGATGCTGCGACGCCCGGTCTATGACTACGACACGCTCAAGGGACCGATCGCGTATCGCGGCAAGACGTGGAACAAGCCGTCGGGTCCGCCGATGGAGATGACCCTCGACCAGGCCGACTCGGTGCCGCTCGGGCAGGAACTCACGACGCCGCAGGTGTTCGTGGCCGGCAAGATCAAGGCGGTCATCCAGCCGCGCTTCCTCGCCCGCGCCGACATCTTCGTCCTCAAGATGATCCAGGACGGCAAGCGCGCGGTCTTCTTCAGCCGGACATCCGGCGGCTATCCGTTCGAGCTCGGCCTCGGCGATTACGTGCTGACGCAGGGGCTCTCGCGCAAGCTGCTCACCGATTCCATTGCGGGCGGCCCCGGGCTGGTGAAGCTCCAGGGCGAGGGCTGGGTGGACGTCGAACGGATGAAGGCGCTGGCCAAGGAGTTCCGCGCGCCCGACGCGATTACGCGCAAGAACAAGTGGGTGGACCGGGCGTCGGTGGGCATTCCCTACCTCTACGTCTCCACCAACTACGTGCTGTCCGAGGCGTTGAGCCAGACGGGCGACCGCGCGGGCTCGGAGAAGGCGCTCGGCGATGCGATGAAGGTGGCGCGGGCCACCGGGCTCGGTGACCTCTTCGAAGGAGCCGGCCCCCCGCCGCCGCCGCCGGTACAGTCGGGCGACTCGGCGCGGAAGACGGCCATTCCGATCAAGCCGTAG
- a CDS encoding Hpt domain-containing protein has translation MSEIPDSVRAALDGLRALGGDALVRQMASVFVEHSAGRVSALQGALDTGDAQTAAEAAHTLKGSSRQLGLAALADACLAVEQAAKQGDIASAKTLVAAVHETYTAATVTLRDATA, from the coding sequence GTGTCCGAGATCCCAGACTCCGTTCGCGCGGCCCTCGATGGCCTGCGCGCCCTCGGCGGCGACGCCCTGGTGCGGCAGATGGCCAGCGTCTTCGTCGAGCATTCGGCCGGCCGCGTGTCGGCGCTGCAGGGCGCGCTCGACACCGGCGACGCGCAGACGGCCGCCGAGGCGGCGCACACGCTCAAGGGAAGTTCCCGTCAGCTCGGGCTCGCGGCCCTCGCCGATGCCTGCCTGGCGGTGGAGCAGGCTGCCAAGCAGGGGGACATTGCGTCCGCCAAGACGCTCGTGGCCGCCGTGCACGAGACGTACACGGCGGCCACGGTAACGCTGCGCGACGCTACGGCTTGA
- a CDS encoding glycogen/starch/alpha-glucan phosphorylase: MNFPPTTGPAADEAISTFRARVIDKLTYFVGKDPGHALEHDWFVATALAVRDYVTRHWMDATRRTYRDGNKRVYYFSLEFLIGRQLSEALGNLGLTETARQALADLGVDLDRLRKREADPGLGNGGLGRLAACYMESMATLRIPAYGYGIRYDHGIFRQALTDGWQVELPEEWLSSGNPWEFERPEVTYTIGFGGTVETIDQPDGTTRSIWQPADSVKAVAYDTPITGWRGAHVNTLRLWSARAADPISLEDFNRGDHVGALAERVRLEAVSRVLYPADHTAAGQELRLRQEIFFASASLQDIVRRHQQQHGDLLSLPDHVAIQLNDTHPVIAIPELMRLLVDEHGLTWDLAWDITRTVFNYTNHTLLPEALEKWSVPLMEGLLPRHLQIIFLINGLHLDELRTRGCTDANVLASVSLIEENGGRNVRMGNLAFLGSQHVNGVSALHTELMRKTVFKDFETLYPGRIVNKTNGITFRRWLYQANPALTDLIIRAVGPTILDDESRLHELSAYAEDSAFRERFAAIRRANKVALGRLVADRLKIPLNPDAIFDVHIKRIHEYKRQLLNLLETIALFNEMRAHPTAQWVPRVKIFAGKAAPGYQQAKLIIKLATDVARIVNRDPVVRDRLKVVFLPNYNVSLAESIIPAADVSEQISTAGMEASGTGNMKLALNGALTIGTLDGANIEIREHVGEENIFIFGLLAEEVAARRRAGLDATEIIAASPALTQVLGDLEAGLFSPDDPARYRGLVDSLRHHDFFMVCADFDAYRATQGAIAALYRDPAAWWRKAVLNTAHMGWFSADRAILEYAHQIWDAGPEKT, from the coding sequence ATGAATTTCCCCCCCACCACGGGGCCGGCCGCCGATGAGGCGATCTCGACCTTCCGGGCGCGGGTGATCGACAAGCTGACGTACTTCGTGGGCAAGGACCCGGGCCATGCGCTCGAGCATGACTGGTTCGTGGCCACCGCCCTCGCCGTGCGCGACTACGTGACGCGTCATTGGATGGATGCGACGCGCCGGACGTACCGCGATGGCAACAAGCGCGTCTACTACTTCTCGCTCGAGTTCCTCATCGGCCGCCAGCTCTCCGAGGCGCTCGGCAATCTCGGCCTTACCGAGACTGCCCGGCAGGCGCTCGCCGACCTGGGCGTGGACCTCGACCGCCTGCGCAAGCGCGAGGCCGATCCCGGACTCGGGAACGGCGGCCTGGGCCGCCTCGCCGCCTGCTACATGGAGTCGATGGCGACGCTACGGATCCCGGCCTACGGGTATGGCATCCGCTACGATCACGGCATCTTCCGCCAGGCCCTCACCGACGGCTGGCAGGTGGAACTCCCCGAGGAGTGGCTCTCCTCCGGCAATCCGTGGGAGTTCGAGCGCCCCGAGGTGACGTACACCATCGGGTTCGGCGGCACGGTCGAGACCATCGATCAGCCCGACGGCACCACGCGCTCCATCTGGCAGCCGGCGGACAGCGTGAAGGCCGTGGCCTACGACACGCCGATCACCGGCTGGCGCGGCGCGCACGTCAACACGCTGCGGCTCTGGTCGGCCCGCGCCGCCGATCCGATCTCCCTCGAGGACTTCAATCGCGGCGACCACGTGGGCGCGCTCGCCGAGCGCGTGCGCCTGGAGGCGGTGTCGCGGGTGCTCTACCCCGCCGATCACACCGCCGCCGGGCAGGAACTGCGGTTGCGGCAGGAGATCTTCTTCGCGTCGGCGTCGCTGCAGGACATCGTGCGGCGGCACCAGCAGCAGCACGGCGACTTGCTCTCGCTCCCCGATCACGTCGCCATCCAGCTGAACGACACGCACCCGGTGATCGCGATTCCCGAGCTGATGCGGCTCCTCGTCGACGAGCACGGGCTCACGTGGGACCTCGCCTGGGACATCACGCGGACGGTCTTCAACTACACCAACCACACGCTGCTCCCCGAGGCGCTGGAAAAGTGGTCGGTGCCGCTGATGGAAGGACTCCTGCCGCGGCACCTGCAGATCATCTTCCTCATCAACGGGCTGCACCTCGACGAGTTGCGCACGCGCGGCTGCACCGACGCCAACGTGCTCGCGTCGGTCAGCCTGATCGAGGAGAATGGCGGCCGCAACGTGCGGATGGGCAACCTCGCCTTCCTCGGCTCGCAGCACGTGAACGGCGTCTCCGCGCTGCACACGGAGCTGATGCGGAAGACGGTCTTCAAGGACTTCGAGACGCTCTATCCGGGGCGGATCGTCAACAAGACGAACGGCATCACCTTCCGGCGCTGGCTGTACCAGGCCAACCCGGCGCTCACCGACCTCATCATTCGCGCGGTGGGCCCCACGATCCTCGACGACGAGAGCCGCCTGCACGAACTGTCGGCGTACGCCGAGGACAGCGCATTCCGCGAGCGATTCGCTGCCATCCGGCGCGCCAACAAGGTGGCGCTGGGACGGCTCGTCGCCGACCGGCTGAAGATTCCGCTCAACCCGGACGCCATCTTCGACGTCCACATCAAGCGGATCCACGAGTACAAGCGGCAGCTGCTCAACCTGCTCGAGACGATCGCGCTCTTCAACGAGATGCGCGCGCACCCGACGGCGCAGTGGGTGCCGCGCGTGAAGATCTTCGCCGGCAAGGCGGCGCCCGGCTATCAGCAGGCCAAGCTGATCATCAAGCTCGCCACCGACGTGGCGCGCATCGTGAATCGCGACCCGGTGGTGCGCGATCGCCTGAAGGTCGTCTTCCTCCCCAACTACAACGTCAGCCTCGCCGAATCGATCATCCCGGCGGCCGACGTTTCGGAGCAGATCTCGACGGCAGGAATGGAGGCGTCGGGCACCGGCAACATGAAACTCGCTCTCAACGGGGCGCTGACCATCGGCACGCTCGACGGCGCGAACATCGAGATCCGCGAGCACGTGGGCGAGGAGAACATCTTCATCTTCGGCCTGCTCGCGGAGGAGGTGGCAGCGCGGCGGCGCGCCGGCCTCGACGCCACCGAGATCATCGCCGCCTCGCCGGCGCTGACGCAGGTGCTCGGCGACCTCGAGGCCGGCCTCTTCTCTCCCGACGACCCGGCGCGCTACCGCGGCCTCGTCGACTCGCTGCGTCACCACGACTTCTTCATGGTCTGCGCCGACTTCGACGCGTACCGCGCGACGCAGGGCGCCATCGCGGCGCTCTATCGCGACCCGGCGGCGTGGTGGCGGAAGGCGGTGCTGAACACGGCGCACATGGGCTGGTTCTCGGCGGACCGAGCCATCCTCGAGTACGCCCACCAGATCTGGGATGCCGGCCCGGAAAAGACCTGA